Proteins co-encoded in one Pocillopora verrucosa isolate sample1 chromosome 1, ASM3666991v2, whole genome shotgun sequence genomic window:
- the LOC131784773 gene encoding uncharacterized protein, which translates to MCWKMEHSRARSLKILAQLRKKHALAVATVPVMLLIIYYVFNGLQDDKKMLFNQVTQHENMKKGNPTFNLERNLLLVSYNLWCTLWHSHGVEERIESLVEGIKDFDIALIQEAYIWNFGVAVFKKCASLLVVEMKKHGFHFRTSILDFVPPFGQSGGVVIFSRIPLVRTISKQYNSSIFQYLVYRGFVVGEFFINSKPLHVINTHLNPTGVDSRVQQAKELARAMKDFNLNSHFVVAGDFNIDNNYPTTSNSSTEFRKLLETMSETGLHSVFPVRMETNIDGGNYDAMFISSNVAVVRKEIIKLVTKKNKFVSDHFGLAVELKLL; encoded by the coding sequence GTCACTAAAAATACTAGCTCAACTGCGTAAGAAACATGCACTTGCTGTTGCTACAGTTCCAGTGATGCTCCTTATCATCTACTACGTTTTTAATGGATTACAGGATGataaaaaaatgctatttaatCAAGTTACTCAGCATGAGaatatgaaaaaaggaaatccTACTTTCAACTTGGAAAGGAATCTGCTATTGGTGAGTTATAACTTATGGTGCACACTATGGCATTCTCATGGTGTTGAGGAAAGAATTGAAAGTCTTGTTGAGGGAATAAAGGATTTTGACATTGCTCTGATTCAGGAGGCATACATCTGGAATTTTGGAGTGGCTGTGTTCAAAAAATGTGCGTCACTCCTTGTTGTGGAAATGAAGAAACATGGATTTCACTTTAGAACATCCATCTTAGATTTTGTCCCCCCCTTTGGACAGAGTGGAGGTGTTGTTATATTTAGTCGTATACCATTAGTaagaacaatttcaaaacaatacaaCTCCTCAATCTTCCAATATTTGGTCTATAGAGGTTTTGTAGTTGGAGAGTTCTTCATCAACTCCAAGCCCCTACATGTCATCAACACCCATTTAAATCCTACAGGAGTTGATTCTCGGGTTCAACAAGCAAAAGAATTGGCCAGGGCCATGAAAGACTTCAACCTGAATTCACACTTTGTTGTGGCTGGAGACTTTAACATTGATAACAATTACCCCACAACTAGTAACAGTAGTACAGAATTTAGAAAACTTCTAGAAACAATGAGTGAAACAGGCCTCCACTCTGTTTTTCCAGTACGAATGGAGACTAATATTGATGGTGGTAACTATGATGCAATGTTCATTAGTTCTAATGTTGCTGTGGTGAGAAAAGAGATCATTAAGCTGGTAaccaaaaagaacaaatttgTCTCAGACCATTTTGGCCTTGCAGTTGAACTAAAACTCTTGTAA